The proteins below are encoded in one region of Eulemur rufifrons isolate Redbay chromosome 2, OSU_ERuf_1, whole genome shotgun sequence:
- the IPO4 gene encoding importin-4 isoform X1 produces the protein MEPAGLEQLLRELLLPDTERIRQATERLQIALRDPAALPALCDLLALATDPQVRQFAAVLTRRRLNTRWRRLAAEQRESLKSLILTALQRETEHCVSLSLAQLSATIFRKEGLEGWPQLMQLLQHSTHSPHSPEREMGLLLLSVVVTSRPQAFQSRHRELLRLLNETLGQVGSPGLLFYSLRTLTAMAPYLSTDDVPTARILVPKLIVAVQALISVDEAKACEALEALDELLESEVPIITPHLSEVLTFCLEVAKNVALGNAIRVRILCCLNFLVKIKSKALLKNRLLPPLLQTLFPIMAAEPPLGQLDPEDQDSEEEELDIGLMGETPKHFAVQVVDMLALHLPPEKLCPQLMPMVEEALQSESPYQRKAGLLVLAVLSDGAGDHIRQRLLSPLLQIVCKGLEDPSQVVRNAALFALGQFSENLQPHISSYSGEVMPLLIAYLKSVPPGHTHHLAKACYAMENFVENLGPKVQPYLPELMECMLQPLRNPSSPRAKELAVSALGAIATAAQASLLPYFPTIMEHLQEFLLTRHEDLQPVQIQSLETLGVLARAVGEPMRPLAEECCQLGLGLCDQVDDPDLRRCTYSLFAALSGLMGEDLAPHLQQITTLMLLSLRSTEGIVPQYDGSSSFLLFDDESDGEEEEELMDEDVEEEDDSEISGYSVENAFFDEKEDACSALGEISVNTSVAFLPYMESVFEEVFKLLECPHLNVRKAAHEALGQFCCALYKTCQSCPSEPNTAALQAALARVVPSYMQAVNGEQERQVVMAVLEALTVVLRTCGTLTLQPPGRLAELCCMLKAVLQRKTACQDTDEEDEDEDDQAEYDAMLLEHAGEAIPALAAAAGGDAFAPFFAGFLPLLLCKTKQGCTVAEKSFAVGTLAESIQGLGAASAQFVSRLLPVLLSTSREADPEVRSNAIFGLGVLAEHGGCPAQEHFPKLLGILLPLLARERHDRVRDNICGALARLLMASPTRKPEPQVLAALLHALPLKEDLEEWVTIGHLFSFLYQSSPDQVVDVAPELLRICSLILADDKIPQDTKASLLLLLTFLARQHTDSFHTALGSLPVDKAQELQTVLGLT, from the exons ATGGAGCCCGCCGGCCTGGAGCAGCTCCTACGGGAGCTGCTGCTGCCGGACACCGAGCGCATCCGCCAG GCCACCGAGCGGCTCCAGATCGCTCTTCGGGACCCTGCTGCCTTGCCGGCTCTCTGCGACTTGCTGGCCTTGGCGACCGACCCTCAG GTCCGCCAGTTCGCGGCTGTGCTGACCCGCAGACGACTGAACACCCGCTGGCGACGACTGGCAGCGGAGCAACGGGAGag CCTCAAGTCCCTGATCCTGACGGccctgcagagagagacaga GCACTGTGTGAGCCTCAGCCTGGCCCAGCTTTCGGCCACCATTTTTCGAAAGGAAGGCCTGGAGGGCTGGCCTCAGCTCATGCAGCTTCTTCAGCACAGTACCCACAGCCCCCACAGCCCTGAGAGAGAG ATGGGGCTTTTGCTGCTGAGTGTGGTGGTGACCTCCCGGCCCCAGGCCTTCCAATCCCGCCACCGGGAGCTTCTTCGGCTTCTGAATGAGACTCTTGGCCAGGTGGGCTCTCCTGGACTGCTCTTCTACTCCCTGCGCACTCTGACCGCAATGGCCCCCTACCTCAGTACTGACGACGTG CCTACTGCTCGGATTTTGGTGCCCAAGCTCATCGTGGCAGTGCAGGCTCTGATCTCTGTAGATGAG GCAAAAGCCTGCGAGGCCCTGGAGGCCCTGGATGAATTGCTGGAGTCGGAAGTACCCATCATTACTCCCCACCTCTCTGAGGTCCTTACATTCTGCCTGGAG GTTGCTAAAAACGTGGCCCTGGGCAACGCAATACGTGTGCGTATTCTCTGCTGCCTCAATTTCTTGGTCAAAATCAAGAGCAAG GCCTTACTGAAGAATCGTCTCCTGCCACCATTGCTGCAAACCCTTTTCCCCATTATGGCTGCTGAGCCCCCTCTGGGGCAGTTGGATCCTGAGGACCAGGATTCAGAAGAGGAAGAATTGGACATTGGGCTGATGGGGGAGACCCCCAAGCACTTTGCTGTACAG GTTGTGGATATGCTGGCGCTACACCTGCCCCCTGAGAAGCTCTGTCCCCAGCTT ATGCCCATGGTGGAAGAGGCCTTGCAGAGCGAGAGCCCGTACCAGCGCAAAGCTGGGCTCCTGGTGCTGGCTGTGCTGTCTGACGGAGCTGGTGACCACATCAGGCAGAG ACTGCTGTCCCCACTGCTGCAGATCGTGTGCAAGGGCCTGGAGGACCCCTCGCAAGTTGTGCGCAATGCTGCGCTGTTTGCCCTGGGCCAGTTCTCAGAGAACCTACAG ccccataTCAGCAGCTATTCAGGGGAGGTGATGCCACTGCTCATTGCCTACCTGAAGTCGGTGCCTCCTGGACACACACACCACCTAGCCAAGGCCTGCTATGCCATGGAGAATTTCGTGGAGAACCTAG GGCCCAAAGTGCAGCCTTATCTTCCGGAGCTTATGGAGTGTATGCTGCAGCCTCTGAGGAACCCCAGCAGCCCTCGGGCCAAGGAGCTGGCTGTGAGCGCCCTTGGTGCCATTG CCACAGCTGCCCAGGCATCCCTGCTGCCCTACTTCCCTACCATCATGGAACACCTGCAAGAATTCTTGTTGACACGTCATGAGGACCTTCAGCCTGTGCAGATCCAGAGCCTCG AGACACTGGGGGTGCTGGCACGAGCAGTGGGGGAGCCCATGAGGCCCCTGGCTGAGGAATGCTgccagctggggctgggcctcTGCGACCAGGTAGACGACCCTGACTTGCGGCGCTGCAC GTACAGCCTGTTTGCAGCCTTATCAGGGCTGATGGGTGAGGACCTGGCGCCCCATCTGCAACAAATCACTACGCTCATGCTGCTGTCATTGCGTTCCACCGAGGGCATTGTG cctcagtATGATGGAAGCAGCTCCTTCCTTCTGTTTGACGATGAGAGtgatggggaggaagaggaggagctcaTGGATGAGGATGTGGAAGAGGAGGATGACTCCGAGATCTCAGG GTACAGCGTGGAGAATGCCTTCTTCGATGAGAAGGAAGATGCCTGTTCTGCTCTGGGGGAGATCTCTGTGAATACGAG TGTGGCCTTCCTTCCGTACATGGAAAGTGTCTTTGAAGAAGTATTCAAACTGCTGGAG TGCCCTCACCTGAATGTGCGGAAGGCAGCCCATGAGGCTCTGGGTCAGTTCTGCTGTGCACTGTACAAGACTTGTCAAAGCTGTCCCTCAGAACCCAACACTGCTG CTCTGCAGGCTGCCCTGGCCCGGGTGGTGCCATCCTACATGCAGGCAGTGAATGGGGAACAGGAGCGCCAGGTGGTGATGGCCGTGCTGGAGGCCCTGACGGTGGTACTGCGCACCTGTGGGACCCTAACACTGCAGCCCCCTGGGCGCCTTGCCGAGCTCTGCTGCATGCTCAAGGCTGTGCTACAGAGGAAG ACAGCCTGTCAGGATACTGACgaggaggatgaggatgaggatgaccAG GCTGAATACGACGCCATGTTGCTAGAGCATGCTGGAGAAGCCATCCCTGCCCTGGCAGCTGCGGCCGGGGGAGATGCCTTTGCCCCCTTCTTTGCCGGTTTCTTGCCATTACTGCTATGCAAGACA AAGCAGGGCTGCACAGTGGCAGAGAAGTCCTTTGCGGTGGGAACCTTGGCGGAGTCGATTCAGGGGCTGGGTGCTGCCTCAGCCCAGTTTGTGTCTCGGCTGCTCCCTGTGCTGTTGAGCACCTCCCGGGAGGCAGACCCTGAGGTGCGGAGCAATGCCATCTTTGGGCTGGGTGTGCTGGCAGAGCATGGAGGCTGCCCTGCCCAGGA ACACTTCCCCAAGCTGCTGGGGATCCTTTTGCCCCTCCTGGCACGGGAGCGACATGACCGTGTCCGTGACAACATCTGCGGAGCACTCGCCCGCCTGCTGATGGCTAGTCCCACAAGGAAACCAGAGCCTCAG GTGCTGGCTGCCCTGCTGCATGCCCTGCCACTGAAGGAGGACTTGGAGGAATGGGTCACCATAGGCCACCTCTTCAGCTTCCTGTACCAGAGCAGCCCTGACCAG GTTGTAGATGTGGCTCCTGAGCTCTTGCGCATCTGCAGCCTCATTCTTGCTGACGACAAAATCCCACAAG ACACCAAGGCCTCACTGCTGCTGCTCCTGACGTTCCTGGCCAGACAGCACACCGACAGTTTCCATACGGCGCTGGGCTCACTGCCTGTTGACAAGGCCCAGGAGCTCCAGACCGTACTGGGCCTCACCTAG
- the IPO4 gene encoding importin-4 isoform X2 translates to MEPAGLEQLLRELLLPDTERIRQATERLQIALRDPAALPALCDLLALATDPQVRQFAAVLTRRRLNTRWRRLAAEQRESLKSLILTALQRETEHCVSLSLAQLSATIFRKEGLEGWPQLMQLLQHSTHSPHSPEREMGLLLLSVVVTSRPQAFQSRHRELLRLLNETLGQPTARILVPKLIVAVQALISVDEAKACEALEALDELLESEVPIITPHLSEVLTFCLEVAKNVALGNAIRVRILCCLNFLVKIKSKALLKNRLLPPLLQTLFPIMAAEPPLGQLDPEDQDSEEEELDIGLMGETPKHFAVQVVDMLALHLPPEKLCPQLMPMVEEALQSESPYQRKAGLLVLAVLSDGAGDHIRQRLLSPLLQIVCKGLEDPSQVVRNAALFALGQFSENLQPHISSYSGEVMPLLIAYLKSVPPGHTHHLAKACYAMENFVENLGPKVQPYLPELMECMLQPLRNPSSPRAKELAVSALGAIATAAQASLLPYFPTIMEHLQEFLLTRHEDLQPVQIQSLETLGVLARAVGEPMRPLAEECCQLGLGLCDQVDDPDLRRCTYSLFAALSGLMGEDLAPHLQQITTLMLLSLRSTEGIVPQYDGSSSFLLFDDESDGEEEEELMDEDVEEEDDSEISGYSVENAFFDEKEDACSALGEISVNTSVAFLPYMESVFEEVFKLLECPHLNVRKAAHEALGQFCCALYKTCQSCPSEPNTAALQAALARVVPSYMQAVNGEQERQVVMAVLEALTVVLRTCGTLTLQPPGRLAELCCMLKAVLQRKTACQDTDEEDEDEDDQAEYDAMLLEHAGEAIPALAAAAGGDAFAPFFAGFLPLLLCKTKQGCTVAEKSFAVGTLAESIQGLGAASAQFVSRLLPVLLSTSREADPEVRSNAIFGLGVLAEHGGCPAQEHFPKLLGILLPLLARERHDRVRDNICGALARLLMASPTRKPEPQVLAALLHALPLKEDLEEWVTIGHLFSFLYQSSPDQVVDVAPELLRICSLILADDKIPQDTKASLLLLLTFLARQHTDSFHTALGSLPVDKAQELQTVLGLT, encoded by the exons ATGGAGCCCGCCGGCCTGGAGCAGCTCCTACGGGAGCTGCTGCTGCCGGACACCGAGCGCATCCGCCAG GCCACCGAGCGGCTCCAGATCGCTCTTCGGGACCCTGCTGCCTTGCCGGCTCTCTGCGACTTGCTGGCCTTGGCGACCGACCCTCAG GTCCGCCAGTTCGCGGCTGTGCTGACCCGCAGACGACTGAACACCCGCTGGCGACGACTGGCAGCGGAGCAACGGGAGag CCTCAAGTCCCTGATCCTGACGGccctgcagagagagacaga GCACTGTGTGAGCCTCAGCCTGGCCCAGCTTTCGGCCACCATTTTTCGAAAGGAAGGCCTGGAGGGCTGGCCTCAGCTCATGCAGCTTCTTCAGCACAGTACCCACAGCCCCCACAGCCCTGAGAGAGAG ATGGGGCTTTTGCTGCTGAGTGTGGTGGTGACCTCCCGGCCCCAGGCCTTCCAATCCCGCCACCGGGAGCTTCTTCGGCTTCTGAATGAGACTCTTGGCCAG CCTACTGCTCGGATTTTGGTGCCCAAGCTCATCGTGGCAGTGCAGGCTCTGATCTCTGTAGATGAG GCAAAAGCCTGCGAGGCCCTGGAGGCCCTGGATGAATTGCTGGAGTCGGAAGTACCCATCATTACTCCCCACCTCTCTGAGGTCCTTACATTCTGCCTGGAG GTTGCTAAAAACGTGGCCCTGGGCAACGCAATACGTGTGCGTATTCTCTGCTGCCTCAATTTCTTGGTCAAAATCAAGAGCAAG GCCTTACTGAAGAATCGTCTCCTGCCACCATTGCTGCAAACCCTTTTCCCCATTATGGCTGCTGAGCCCCCTCTGGGGCAGTTGGATCCTGAGGACCAGGATTCAGAAGAGGAAGAATTGGACATTGGGCTGATGGGGGAGACCCCCAAGCACTTTGCTGTACAG GTTGTGGATATGCTGGCGCTACACCTGCCCCCTGAGAAGCTCTGTCCCCAGCTT ATGCCCATGGTGGAAGAGGCCTTGCAGAGCGAGAGCCCGTACCAGCGCAAAGCTGGGCTCCTGGTGCTGGCTGTGCTGTCTGACGGAGCTGGTGACCACATCAGGCAGAG ACTGCTGTCCCCACTGCTGCAGATCGTGTGCAAGGGCCTGGAGGACCCCTCGCAAGTTGTGCGCAATGCTGCGCTGTTTGCCCTGGGCCAGTTCTCAGAGAACCTACAG ccccataTCAGCAGCTATTCAGGGGAGGTGATGCCACTGCTCATTGCCTACCTGAAGTCGGTGCCTCCTGGACACACACACCACCTAGCCAAGGCCTGCTATGCCATGGAGAATTTCGTGGAGAACCTAG GGCCCAAAGTGCAGCCTTATCTTCCGGAGCTTATGGAGTGTATGCTGCAGCCTCTGAGGAACCCCAGCAGCCCTCGGGCCAAGGAGCTGGCTGTGAGCGCCCTTGGTGCCATTG CCACAGCTGCCCAGGCATCCCTGCTGCCCTACTTCCCTACCATCATGGAACACCTGCAAGAATTCTTGTTGACACGTCATGAGGACCTTCAGCCTGTGCAGATCCAGAGCCTCG AGACACTGGGGGTGCTGGCACGAGCAGTGGGGGAGCCCATGAGGCCCCTGGCTGAGGAATGCTgccagctggggctgggcctcTGCGACCAGGTAGACGACCCTGACTTGCGGCGCTGCAC GTACAGCCTGTTTGCAGCCTTATCAGGGCTGATGGGTGAGGACCTGGCGCCCCATCTGCAACAAATCACTACGCTCATGCTGCTGTCATTGCGTTCCACCGAGGGCATTGTG cctcagtATGATGGAAGCAGCTCCTTCCTTCTGTTTGACGATGAGAGtgatggggaggaagaggaggagctcaTGGATGAGGATGTGGAAGAGGAGGATGACTCCGAGATCTCAGG GTACAGCGTGGAGAATGCCTTCTTCGATGAGAAGGAAGATGCCTGTTCTGCTCTGGGGGAGATCTCTGTGAATACGAG TGTGGCCTTCCTTCCGTACATGGAAAGTGTCTTTGAAGAAGTATTCAAACTGCTGGAG TGCCCTCACCTGAATGTGCGGAAGGCAGCCCATGAGGCTCTGGGTCAGTTCTGCTGTGCACTGTACAAGACTTGTCAAAGCTGTCCCTCAGAACCCAACACTGCTG CTCTGCAGGCTGCCCTGGCCCGGGTGGTGCCATCCTACATGCAGGCAGTGAATGGGGAACAGGAGCGCCAGGTGGTGATGGCCGTGCTGGAGGCCCTGACGGTGGTACTGCGCACCTGTGGGACCCTAACACTGCAGCCCCCTGGGCGCCTTGCCGAGCTCTGCTGCATGCTCAAGGCTGTGCTACAGAGGAAG ACAGCCTGTCAGGATACTGACgaggaggatgaggatgaggatgaccAG GCTGAATACGACGCCATGTTGCTAGAGCATGCTGGAGAAGCCATCCCTGCCCTGGCAGCTGCGGCCGGGGGAGATGCCTTTGCCCCCTTCTTTGCCGGTTTCTTGCCATTACTGCTATGCAAGACA AAGCAGGGCTGCACAGTGGCAGAGAAGTCCTTTGCGGTGGGAACCTTGGCGGAGTCGATTCAGGGGCTGGGTGCTGCCTCAGCCCAGTTTGTGTCTCGGCTGCTCCCTGTGCTGTTGAGCACCTCCCGGGAGGCAGACCCTGAGGTGCGGAGCAATGCCATCTTTGGGCTGGGTGTGCTGGCAGAGCATGGAGGCTGCCCTGCCCAGGA ACACTTCCCCAAGCTGCTGGGGATCCTTTTGCCCCTCCTGGCACGGGAGCGACATGACCGTGTCCGTGACAACATCTGCGGAGCACTCGCCCGCCTGCTGATGGCTAGTCCCACAAGGAAACCAGAGCCTCAG GTGCTGGCTGCCCTGCTGCATGCCCTGCCACTGAAGGAGGACTTGGAGGAATGGGTCACCATAGGCCACCTCTTCAGCTTCCTGTACCAGAGCAGCCCTGACCAG GTTGTAGATGTGGCTCCTGAGCTCTTGCGCATCTGCAGCCTCATTCTTGCTGACGACAAAATCCCACAAG ACACCAAGGCCTCACTGCTGCTGCTCCTGACGTTCCTGGCCAGACAGCACACCGACAGTTTCCATACGGCGCTGGGCTCACTGCCTGTTGACAAGGCCCAGGAGCTCCAGACCGTACTGGGCCTCACCTAG
- the TM9SF1 gene encoding transmembrane 9 superfamily member 1 isoform X2 — protein sequence MAESLYEIRFRENVEKRILCHMQLSSAQVEQLRQAIEELYYFEFVVDDLPIRGFVGYMEESGFLPHSHKIGLWTHLDFHLEFHGDRIIFANVSVRDVKPHSLDGLRPDEFLGLTHTYSVRWSETSVERRSDRRRGDDGGFFPRTLEIHWLSIINSMVLVFLLVGFVAVILMRVLRNDLARYNLDEETTSGSSGDDFDQGDNGWKIIHTDVFRFPPYRGLLCAVLGVGAQFLALGTGIIVMALLGMFNVHRHGSINSAAILLYALTCCISGYVSSHFYRQIGGERWVWNIILTTSLFSVPFFLTWSVVNSVHWANGSTQALPATTILLLLTVWLLVGFPLTVIGGIFGKNNASPFDAPCRTKNIAREIPPQPWYKSTVIHMTVGGFLPFSAISVELYYIFATVWGREQYTLYGILFFVFAILLSVGACISIALTYFQLSGEDYRWWWRSVLSVGSTGLFIFLYSVFYYARRSNMSGAVQTVEFFGYSLLTGYVFFLMLGTISFFSSLKFIRYIYVNLKMD from the exons ATGGCCGAGTCTTTGTATGAGATCCGCTTTCGGGAGAATGTGGAGAAGAGAATTTTGTGCCACATGCAGCTCAGTTCTGCACAG GTGGAGCAGCTGCGCCAGGCCATTGAGGAACTATACTACTTTGAATTTGTGGTGGATGACTTGCCAATCCGTGGCTTTGTTGGCTACATGGAGGAGAGTGGCTTCCTGCCACACAGCCACAAGATAGGACTCTGGACCCATTTGGACTTCCACCTAGAATTCCATGGAGATCGAATTATATTTGCCAATGTTTCAGTGCGGGATGTCAAGCCCCACAGCTTGGATGGTTTACGACCCGATGAGTTCCTAGGCCTTACCCACACTTACAGTGTGCGCTGGTCTGAGACTTCAGTGGAGCGGCGGAGTGACAGGCGccgtggtgatgatggtggtttCTTTCCCCGAACACTGGAAATCCATTGGTTGTCCATCATCAACTCCATGGTGCTTGTGTTTTTACTGGTGGGTTTTGTGGCTGTCATTCTAATGCGTGTGCTTCGGAATGACCTGGCTCGCTATAACTTGGATGAGGAGACCACTTCTGGAAGTTCTGGTGATGACTTTGACCAGGGTGACAATGGCTGGAAAATTATCCATACAGATGTCTTCCGCTTCCCTCCATACCGTGGTCTGCTCTGTGCTGTGCTTGGCGTGGGTGCCCAGTTCCTGGCCCTTGGCACTG GCATTATTGTCATGGCACTGCTGGGCATGTTCAATGTGCACCGCCATGGGTCCATTAACTCCGCAGCCATCTTGTTGTATGCCCTGACCTGCTGCATCTCTGGCTACGTGTCCAGCCACTTCTACCGGCAGATTGGAGGCGAACGTTGGGTGTGGAACATCATTCTCACCACCAGTCTCTTCTCTG TGCCTTTCTTCCTGACGTGGAGTGTGGTGAACTCGGTGCATTGGGCCAATGGTTCAACACAGGCTCTGCCAGCCACCACTATCCTGCTGCTTCTGACGGTTTGGCTGCTGGTGGGCTTTCCCCTCACTGTCATTGGAGGCATCTTCGGGAAGAACAACGCTAGCCCCTTTGATGCACCTTGTCGCACCAAGAACATCGCCCGGGAgatcccaccccagccctggtaCAAGTCTACTGTCATCCATATGACTGTTGGAGGCTTCCTGCCTTTCAG TGCCATCTCTGTGGAGCTGTACTACATCTTTGCCACAGTGTGGGGTCGGGAGCAGTACACTTTGTATGGCATCCTCTTCTTTGTCTTCGCCATCCTGCTGAGTGTGGGGGCTTGCATCTCCATTGCACTCACCTACTTCCAGTTGTCTGGAGAGGATTACCGCTGGTGGTGGCGATCTGTGCTGAGTGTTGGCTCCACTggcctcttcatcttcctctacTCAGTTTTCTACTATGCCCGACGCTCCAACATGTCAGGGGCAGTACAGACAGTAGAGTTCTTTGGCTACTCCTTACTCACTGGTTACGTCTTTTTCCTCATGCTGGGCActatctcctttttttcttccctaaagtTCATCCGTTATATCTATGTTAACCTCAAGATGGACTGA
- the TM9SF1 gene encoding transmembrane 9 superfamily member 1 isoform X1: protein MTILGHPRSWSCQWLPVLILLLGTGHEPGVEGVTHYKAGDPVILYVNKVGPYHNPQETYHYYQLPVCCPEKIRHKSLSLGEVLDGDRMAESLYEIRFRENVEKRILCHMQLSSAQVEQLRQAIEELYYFEFVVDDLPIRGFVGYMEESGFLPHSHKIGLWTHLDFHLEFHGDRIIFANVSVRDVKPHSLDGLRPDEFLGLTHTYSVRWSETSVERRSDRRRGDDGGFFPRTLEIHWLSIINSMVLVFLLVGFVAVILMRVLRNDLARYNLDEETTSGSSGDDFDQGDNGWKIIHTDVFRFPPYRGLLCAVLGVGAQFLALGTGIIVMALLGMFNVHRHGSINSAAILLYALTCCISGYVSSHFYRQIGGERWVWNIILTTSLFSVPFFLTWSVVNSVHWANGSTQALPATTILLLLTVWLLVGFPLTVIGGIFGKNNASPFDAPCRTKNIAREIPPQPWYKSTVIHMTVGGFLPFSAISVELYYIFATVWGREQYTLYGILFFVFAILLSVGACISIALTYFQLSGEDYRWWWRSVLSVGSTGLFIFLYSVFYYARRSNMSGAVQTVEFFGYSLLTGYVFFLMLGTISFFSSLKFIRYIYVNLKMD from the exons ATGACAATCCTAGGGCACCCTCGAAGTTGGAGCTGCCAGTGGTTGCCAGTACTGATATTGCTGCTGGGCACAGGCCATGAGCCAGGGGTGGAAGGCGTGACACACTACAAGGCCGGTGACCCTGTCATTCTATATGTCAACAAAGTGGGACCCTACCATAATCCTCAGGAAACTTACCACTACTATCAGCTTCCAGTCTGCTGCCCTGAGAAGATACGACACAAAAGCCTTAGCCTCGGTGAAGTGCTGGATGGGGACCGAATGGCCGAGTCTTTGTATGAGATCCGCTTTCGGGAGAATGTGGAGAAGAGAATTTTGTGCCACATGCAGCTCAGTTCTGCACAG GTGGAGCAGCTGCGCCAGGCCATTGAGGAACTATACTACTTTGAATTTGTGGTGGATGACTTGCCAATCCGTGGCTTTGTTGGCTACATGGAGGAGAGTGGCTTCCTGCCACACAGCCACAAGATAGGACTCTGGACCCATTTGGACTTCCACCTAGAATTCCATGGAGATCGAATTATATTTGCCAATGTTTCAGTGCGGGATGTCAAGCCCCACAGCTTGGATGGTTTACGACCCGATGAGTTCCTAGGCCTTACCCACACTTACAGTGTGCGCTGGTCTGAGACTTCAGTGGAGCGGCGGAGTGACAGGCGccgtggtgatgatggtggtttCTTTCCCCGAACACTGGAAATCCATTGGTTGTCCATCATCAACTCCATGGTGCTTGTGTTTTTACTGGTGGGTTTTGTGGCTGTCATTCTAATGCGTGTGCTTCGGAATGACCTGGCTCGCTATAACTTGGATGAGGAGACCACTTCTGGAAGTTCTGGTGATGACTTTGACCAGGGTGACAATGGCTGGAAAATTATCCATACAGATGTCTTCCGCTTCCCTCCATACCGTGGTCTGCTCTGTGCTGTGCTTGGCGTGGGTGCCCAGTTCCTGGCCCTTGGCACTG GCATTATTGTCATGGCACTGCTGGGCATGTTCAATGTGCACCGCCATGGGTCCATTAACTCCGCAGCCATCTTGTTGTATGCCCTGACCTGCTGCATCTCTGGCTACGTGTCCAGCCACTTCTACCGGCAGATTGGAGGCGAACGTTGGGTGTGGAACATCATTCTCACCACCAGTCTCTTCTCTG TGCCTTTCTTCCTGACGTGGAGTGTGGTGAACTCGGTGCATTGGGCCAATGGTTCAACACAGGCTCTGCCAGCCACCACTATCCTGCTGCTTCTGACGGTTTGGCTGCTGGTGGGCTTTCCCCTCACTGTCATTGGAGGCATCTTCGGGAAGAACAACGCTAGCCCCTTTGATGCACCTTGTCGCACCAAGAACATCGCCCGGGAgatcccaccccagccctggtaCAAGTCTACTGTCATCCATATGACTGTTGGAGGCTTCCTGCCTTTCAG TGCCATCTCTGTGGAGCTGTACTACATCTTTGCCACAGTGTGGGGTCGGGAGCAGTACACTTTGTATGGCATCCTCTTCTTTGTCTTCGCCATCCTGCTGAGTGTGGGGGCTTGCATCTCCATTGCACTCACCTACTTCCAGTTGTCTGGAGAGGATTACCGCTGGTGGTGGCGATCTGTGCTGAGTGTTGGCTCCACTggcctcttcatcttcctctacTCAGTTTTCTACTATGCCCGACGCTCCAACATGTCAGGGGCAGTACAGACAGTAGAGTTCTTTGGCTACTCCTTACTCACTGGTTACGTCTTTTTCCTCATGCTGGGCActatctcctttttttcttccctaaagtTCATCCGTTATATCTATGTTAACCTCAAGATGGACTGA